A stretch of the Streptomyces sp. NBC_00654 genome encodes the following:
- a CDS encoding saccharopine dehydrogenase family protein produces the protein MRILALGGPGAMGAVAVRVAAGLPEVTEIVVADKRLEAAQSLVRNLAGAGGAPMRALQVDVTDDSALRTAMTDADVVLNTVGPYYRFGLTVLRAAIATGTHYLDICDDWEPTLQMLDLDEEARSAGVCAVVGMGASPGVSNLLAARAVQQLDHVQNLYTAWPVDVSGNDQDDDQLLDPDGRPSAAAVHWMEQISGKVAVVSDGQLVHRRPLRPVTLTLSPEHSGTAYTVGHPEPVTLHRSFRPTGEAANLMVITPGTLAYLDVLRRDIDAGKLTNETAAVDLAKPSVSRGLRAVAGAMGLKGPRSLPPFFAAATGTRDGRPVTVLSRLAETSGMTTLIDDMAEATGIPLALGLAQLLDGTSGRPGVHPPEAVIEPERFFLDLSHHLPHTSDSEHPGNCVITTVTPSN, from the coding sequence ATGAGGATCCTGGCACTAGGCGGACCCGGTGCGATGGGAGCGGTGGCGGTGCGGGTGGCTGCCGGGCTGCCCGAGGTGACCGAGATCGTGGTGGCCGACAAACGCCTTGAAGCGGCCCAGAGCCTGGTACGCAACCTCGCCGGTGCCGGTGGTGCGCCCATGCGGGCCCTGCAGGTGGACGTGACCGATGACTCCGCCCTCCGGACCGCGATGACTGACGCCGACGTCGTGCTGAACACCGTCGGCCCGTACTACCGCTTCGGCCTGACCGTGCTGCGCGCCGCGATCGCGACCGGTACGCACTACCTGGACATCTGCGACGACTGGGAGCCGACCCTGCAGATGCTCGATCTGGACGAGGAAGCACGGTCCGCCGGGGTCTGCGCGGTGGTGGGCATGGGCGCCAGTCCCGGGGTCAGCAACCTGCTGGCCGCACGAGCCGTCCAGCAGCTGGACCACGTCCAGAACCTGTACACCGCGTGGCCCGTCGATGTCTCCGGCAACGATCAGGACGACGATCAGCTGCTCGACCCCGACGGGCGGCCCAGTGCCGCCGCCGTGCACTGGATGGAGCAGATCAGCGGGAAGGTGGCCGTCGTCAGCGACGGACAGCTCGTACACCGACGGCCGCTCCGTCCGGTCACGCTGACCCTCTCCCCCGAGCACTCCGGAACGGCGTACACCGTCGGCCATCCCGAGCCGGTCACCCTCCACCGCAGCTTCCGCCCGACCGGCGAGGCCGCCAACCTCATGGTCATCACCCCAGGCACACTGGCCTACCTGGACGTTCTGCGCCGGGACATCGACGCCGGCAAACTCACCAACGAAACCGCCGCCGTCGACCTGGCCAAACCCTCAGTTTCCCGCGGCCTGCGGGCCGTGGCAGGCGCCATGGGCCTCAAGGGCCCCCGGTCGCTGCCGCCGTTCTTCGCCGCAGCCACGGGTACCCGCGACGGCAGGCCGGTCACCGTCCTGTCCCGCCTCGCCGAGACGTCCGGCATGACCACGCTGATCGACGACATGGCAGAGGCGACCGGAATCCCGCTGGCCCTGGGGCTCGCCCAGCTTCTCGACGGCACCAGCGGCCGGCCCGGCGTACACCCTCCCGAGGCCGTCATCGAACCCGAGCGGTTCTTCCTCGACCTGTCCCACCACCTGCCCCACACCTCCGACAGCGAACACCCCGGCAACTGCGTGATCACCACTGTCACCCCGAGCAACTGA
- a CDS encoding NAD(P)/FAD-dependent oxidoreductase, whose translation MGGTTDDVRDSTGSATFDGGVYDVVVVGGGAAGLSAALVLARARRRVAVVDAGGPRNAPAAHMHGFLSRDGMSPADLLAVGRAEVAGYGVDVFESRVDQIDPGFSVRLDGGAVLGARRVVVATGLRDELPAIPGVRERWGRDLLFCPYCHAYEVRDQPIGVLGTHPGAVRHALLLRQWSHDVVFFPHTLDLGEREREQLAARGIVVAAGTVKRLVTEDDRLRGVELAEGHVVPRSAVFVFPHMVPHDSLLTGLGCERDLNGWVTTDNAGRTSVSGVWAVGNVSDARALVITAAGQGAAAAFALNHDLVEEDVERAVKDAGPSPREPRYVPRPAPRGAAPD comes from the coding sequence ATGGGCGGTACGACGGACGATGTGCGGGACAGTACGGGGAGCGCCACTTTTGACGGGGGCGTGTACGACGTGGTGGTGGTGGGCGGGGGTGCGGCGGGGCTGAGCGCGGCTCTGGTTCTGGCCAGGGCGCGTCGCCGGGTCGCGGTGGTGGATGCGGGCGGGCCGCGCAACGCTCCCGCCGCGCATATGCACGGTTTCCTGTCCCGGGACGGGATGTCCCCGGCCGACCTGCTGGCGGTGGGCCGGGCCGAGGTCGCCGGTTACGGGGTGGACGTGTTCGAGAGCCGTGTGGATCAGATCGACCCAGGCTTCTCCGTCCGTCTGGACGGTGGTGCGGTGCTCGGTGCCCGCCGGGTCGTGGTGGCCACCGGACTGCGGGACGAGCTCCCCGCGATCCCCGGCGTGCGGGAACGGTGGGGCAGGGACCTGCTGTTCTGCCCCTACTGCCACGCGTACGAGGTGCGCGACCAGCCGATCGGGGTGCTGGGTACCCACCCCGGCGCGGTGCGGCACGCGCTGCTCTTGCGACAGTGGTCGCACGATGTCGTGTTCTTCCCGCACACCCTGGACCTGGGTGAGCGGGAGCGCGAGCAGTTGGCTGCCCGCGGGATCGTCGTCGCCGCGGGGACCGTCAAGCGTCTGGTGACCGAGGACGACCGGTTGCGCGGGGTCGAGCTGGCCGAGGGGCATGTCGTCCCGCGCTCCGCAGTGTTTGTCTTCCCGCACATGGTGCCCCACGACTCCCTGCTCACCGGTCTGGGGTGCGAGCGGGACCTCAACGGCTGGGTGACCACCGACAATGCGGGCCGGACCAGTGTGTCCGGGGTGTGGGCGGTCGGCAATGTGTCCGATGCGAGGGCGCTCGTGATCACCGCTGCGGGGCAGGGGGCGGCAGCCGCGTTCGCCCTGAATCATGACCTGGTCGAGGAGGACGTCGAGCGGGCGGTGAAGGACGCCGGCCCTTCGCCCCGGGAGCCGCGGTATGTGCCGCGGCCGGCCCCACGAGGCGCCGCGCCCGACTGA
- a CDS encoding MFS transporter, translating into MTVPSTAAPVSRAPAVPTTRLISDPTVRRIAALLSVNAVGNGLFLTISTLWFTQGLGYSTSRVGLALTVAGLCGILASLPAGRACDRWSAKSVLTFLHLLQAAAIGLYAVADSFPVFLALACLATAGSRANATARGTLYAHALHVGIRTRALALLRAVNNVGIGAGAALGSVLLAFDSDAAYRGAICVSATAFLLALIPLRRIPTATRPPAAQPAAARDVAVPERRAPHPLRDLPYLAVTALNAVVNTLYVVLEVALPLWLLTCTSAPRAMVGWLLVTNTALVVALQVRAARGITGPAQAARAFRLGGLLVAAACLAAACAAHRSPVTAGAVLLAAVVLLTLGEVTSQAGSWTLSYDLAPNHAHGTYQGIYQTGISVSQALGPGLLTTFVLPHGTAGWTVLAALFASAALALPLAARRAAQESEQSKPTHYCG; encoded by the coding sequence ATGACCGTTCCCTCTACCGCCGCGCCCGTTTCCCGGGCGCCTGCCGTCCCGACGACCCGGCTGATCAGTGATCCGACCGTACGAAGGATCGCCGCGTTGCTGTCGGTCAACGCCGTCGGCAACGGACTCTTCCTCACGATCAGCACTCTGTGGTTCACCCAGGGTCTGGGATACTCCACCTCGCGGGTCGGGCTGGCACTGACAGTCGCCGGGCTGTGCGGGATCCTCGCCTCGCTCCCCGCCGGCCGTGCGTGCGACCGATGGAGTGCCAAGTCCGTCCTGACCTTCCTGCACCTCCTGCAAGCGGCTGCGATCGGCCTGTACGCCGTGGCCGATTCCTTCCCCGTCTTCCTCGCACTGGCCTGTCTGGCCACGGCCGGCAGCCGTGCCAACGCCACCGCGCGCGGCACCCTGTACGCCCACGCCCTCCACGTCGGCATACGCACCCGCGCACTCGCGCTGCTGCGGGCGGTCAACAACGTGGGCATCGGAGCGGGCGCCGCCCTCGGATCGGTTCTCCTCGCCTTCGACAGCGACGCGGCGTACCGAGGAGCCATCTGCGTGAGCGCCACCGCGTTCCTCCTCGCGCTGATCCCGCTTCGCCGGATCCCCACCGCGACACGGCCGCCGGCCGCGCAGCCCGCGGCAGCACGGGACGTCGCCGTGCCCGAGCGACGCGCGCCCCATCCACTTCGTGACCTGCCCTACCTTGCCGTCACCGCGCTCAACGCGGTCGTCAACACCCTCTACGTCGTCCTGGAAGTGGCCCTGCCCCTGTGGCTCCTCACCTGCACGAGCGCACCCCGGGCCATGGTCGGCTGGCTGCTGGTCACCAACACGGCCCTGGTCGTCGCCCTGCAGGTCCGTGCCGCCCGCGGCATCACCGGCCCGGCCCAGGCAGCGCGCGCCTTCCGCCTCGGTGGGCTCCTCGTCGCAGCCGCATGCCTTGCCGCCGCGTGCGCCGCCCACCGATCACCGGTCACCGCCGGCGCGGTCCTCCTGGCCGCCGTCGTCCTTCTCACCCTGGGCGAGGTCACCTCGCAAGCCGGCAGCTGGACCCTCTCCTACGACCTGGCCCCCAACCACGCCCACGGCACCTACCAGGGCATCTACCAAACCGGAATCTCTGTCAGTCAGGCACTCGGCCCGGGCCTGCTGACCACGTTCGTCCTTCCTCACGGCACCGCGGGCTGGACGGTCCTCGCGGCACTCTTCGCCAGTGCGGCACTCGCCCTTCCGCTCGCCGCCCGCCGCGCGGCACAAGAATCCGAACAGTCGAAGCCCACCCACTACTGCGGTTGA
- a CDS encoding M20/M25/M40 family metallo-hydrolase produces the protein MQFQTTMRRRVPALAALLLLFLTAFAVTQPLRASEPRPVSAPVGEFSASRAVALLDGIAKVPHPTGSAAQADVREYLVGELRKVGLRPEVQSRVAPSDVDELPAVVGSVSNIHATIPGRKPTGRVLLVAHYDSVPTAPGAGDDGSNVAAILEIARVLKAGAQPRNDIEFLFTDGEEQGLLGAQAFVDAEAGSPRAADPRQTVVLNMEGRGTSGPVVMFQKAGTGLTSAVRASGALTTSLSAAIYERLPNDTDLTVFDEAGMRGLNFAFMEGSAHYHTAHDSISRLDAASVQDMGDAALGAVRQLGGTDLSQSGPDATYFSLFGTVVSYPAWLTLPLALAAALGVPLLLWLGRRRGLSPGGAGRAALTFPLTLIGAAAIGLAGWSVLSLARPDFALNEGSVYHPGRYAWGGALLLLALLVAWYRWARRKASPLDIVMGVLGVVAMIAVVSAVLLPGGAYLFTWPALIGLAVVAVTLRFTGAESPWRAVAGAVAAVPAVALVLPVVLLLLPALGLTLAAAPLVLAVLLVALSLTLLEPLPSRRACTVGMLATAVAGAGTLVVGTALDGYSADEPRPVSLGYVLESDTGKATWVSLGDTSQPTVGKLLTGEPARYDDRIPPLGDVALTNGPAKAAPLDTPRTANVSSTEADGIRTVRVRIQGPADAHTLAVHADTRAHQILDATIEGAKLTGGPKRPESGWDWSFDYAAPPADGIDLVLRTRGKGPLPIRVVSTAVGLPGEVGAPTLAADESWASWPSVAGQTLVVRTFRL, from the coding sequence GTGCAGTTCCAGACCACGATGCGCAGACGAGTACCGGCCCTGGCCGCTCTTCTGCTGCTGTTCCTCACCGCTTTCGCGGTCACGCAGCCGTTGCGCGCCTCCGAGCCGCGGCCGGTCTCCGCCCCCGTCGGCGAATTCTCGGCGTCCCGTGCCGTTGCCCTGCTCGACGGAATCGCGAAGGTGCCGCACCCGACGGGTTCGGCCGCGCAGGCGGACGTACGGGAGTACCTCGTCGGTGAGCTGCGGAAGGTGGGTCTGCGGCCCGAGGTCCAGAGCAGGGTGGCCCCTTCAGATGTCGACGAGCTGCCGGCCGTGGTCGGTTCCGTCTCCAACATCCACGCCACGATTCCCGGCAGGAAGCCCACCGGCCGGGTCCTCCTCGTCGCCCACTACGACTCCGTGCCGACCGCCCCGGGCGCCGGCGACGACGGTTCAAACGTCGCCGCGATCCTCGAAATCGCCCGTGTGCTCAAGGCCGGAGCGCAGCCCCGCAACGACATCGAGTTCCTCTTCACCGACGGTGAGGAACAAGGGCTGCTCGGCGCGCAGGCGTTCGTCGACGCGGAGGCCGGCTCGCCCCGGGCCGCTGACCCCCGGCAGACCGTGGTGCTGAACATGGAGGGCCGGGGCACCTCCGGGCCCGTCGTGATGTTCCAGAAGGCGGGCACGGGTCTCACCTCCGCCGTACGGGCCTCCGGCGCACTCACCACGTCTCTCTCCGCCGCGATCTACGAACGGCTGCCCAACGACACCGATCTGACAGTCTTCGACGAGGCCGGGATGCGCGGTCTCAACTTCGCCTTCATGGAAGGCTCCGCGCACTACCACACCGCCCACGACAGCATCTCCCGGCTCGATGCCGCGAGCGTGCAGGACATGGGCGACGCGGCCCTCGGAGCGGTCCGCCAGCTCGGCGGCACGGACCTCTCCCAGAGCGGTCCGGACGCCACGTACTTCTCCCTGTTCGGCACGGTCGTGTCCTACCCGGCATGGCTGACCCTGCCGCTCGCACTGGCCGCCGCACTGGGCGTGCCCCTGCTGCTGTGGCTCGGCCGACGCCGAGGCCTGTCCCCCGGCGGCGCCGGACGGGCCGCCCTGACCTTCCCGCTCACGTTGATCGGCGCTGCGGCCATCGGACTGGCCGGGTGGTCGGTGCTGAGCCTGGCCCGGCCGGACTTCGCCCTCAACGAGGGCAGCGTCTACCACCCCGGCCGGTACGCATGGGGCGGAGCGTTGCTCCTCCTGGCGCTGCTCGTCGCCTGGTACCGCTGGGCGCGCCGCAAGGCGTCACCGCTGGACATCGTGATGGGCGTGCTCGGCGTTGTCGCGATGATCGCCGTGGTCAGCGCCGTGCTGCTGCCCGGGGGCGCCTACCTCTTCACCTGGCCGGCACTGATCGGACTGGCGGTCGTCGCGGTGACGCTGCGGTTCACAGGGGCGGAATCCCCATGGCGCGCGGTGGCCGGAGCGGTGGCCGCAGTACCCGCTGTGGCACTCGTCCTGCCGGTCGTACTCCTGCTGCTGCCCGCCCTGGGGCTGACGCTCGCCGCGGCCCCGCTGGTCCTGGCGGTACTGCTCGTGGCGTTGTCGCTGACACTCCTGGAGCCGCTTCCCTCGCGCCGGGCATGCACGGTCGGGATGCTCGCGACGGCGGTGGCGGGCGCGGGCACGCTGGTCGTGGGTACGGCCCTCGACGGCTACAGCGCCGACGAACCCCGGCCGGTCAGCCTCGGCTACGTCCTGGAGTCCGACACGGGCAAGGCCACCTGGGTCAGCCTCGGCGACACCTCCCAGCCCACCGTCGGCAAGCTCCTCACCGGTGAACCGGCACGCTACGACGACCGCATCCCTCCGCTGGGCGACGTCGCGCTCACGAACGGACCCGCCAAGGCCGCACCCCTGGACACACCGCGTACCGCGAACGTCTCAAGCACCGAGGCCGACGGCATACGTACGGTCCGAGTCCGTATCCAGGGGCCTGCCGACGCCCACACCCTCGCTGTACACGCCGACACCCGTGCCCACCAGATCCTCGACGCCACCATCGAGGGCGCGAAGCTCACCGGCGGACCGAAGCGACCGGAGAGCGGCTGGGACTGGAGTTTCGACTACGCGGCCCCGCCCGCCGACGGCATCGACCTCGTCCTCCGCACCCGCGGCAAGGGCCCCCTGCCGATCCGCGTCGTATCCACCGCCGTCGGCCTGCCGGGCGAAGTCGGTGCGCCCACTCTGGCCGCGGACGAGAGCTGGGCGAGCTGGCCGTCGGTCGCCGGACAGACCCTCGTCGTACGGACCTTCCGGCTCTGA
- a CDS encoding MerR family transcriptional regulator gives MKIGEIARRTDTPIRLLRYYEEQGLIEPDRMPNGYREYDEHLVDRVHQIRGLLDVGLPTRVIRHILPCLNEPQTIHMPYVTPDMVETLEHERDRMAEKIRYLTRNHDAISAYLDAAERRVPEE, from the coding sequence ATGAAGATCGGAGAGATCGCCCGGCGCACGGACACCCCGATCCGCCTTCTGAGGTATTACGAGGAGCAGGGCCTGATCGAGCCGGACCGCATGCCGAACGGCTACCGCGAGTACGACGAGCACCTCGTCGACCGGGTGCACCAGATTCGCGGCCTGCTCGATGTCGGTCTCCCCACACGCGTGATCCGACACATTTTGCCGTGCCTGAACGAGCCCCAGACGATCCACATGCCCTACGTCACGCCCGACATGGTCGAAACGCTTGAGCACGAACGCGATCGGATGGCCGAGAAGATCCGCTATCTCACCCGCAATCACGACGCCATCAGCGCGTATCTCGATGCGGCCGAACGGCGCGTCCCGGAGGAATGA
- a CDS encoding alpha/beta fold hydrolase: MRTAEFVEVGGLRVRYAATGTGPPVVLLHGLGRSLEDWEPLRAALSGYRLIAIDLAGFGQSQALPDCRLAALARHVAGALDVLGVPSGAHVVGNSLGGAVAMRIAADSPARVASLALLNSAGFGRDVTWTLRILGLPLLWRLLLRPHADSALMSERSIFYDPAFATPERVALALALSRREGAAQTFRRQSQALGSWRGVRRGWREELLTEVSALDIPTLVVWGTHDRILPATHLVNAATALPRARTHLFPRTGHMPQIERADEVAVMLGSFWDRP; encoded by the coding sequence GTGCGTACAGCGGAATTCGTCGAGGTCGGGGGGCTTCGCGTCCGCTACGCGGCGACGGGCACCGGCCCGCCCGTGGTCCTGCTGCACGGACTGGGCCGCAGCCTGGAGGACTGGGAGCCGCTGCGGGCCGCTCTGAGCGGGTACCGGCTGATCGCCATCGACCTCGCGGGCTTCGGGCAGTCCCAGGCCCTGCCCGACTGCCGCCTCGCGGCACTGGCCCGGCACGTCGCAGGGGCCTTGGACGTGCTCGGGGTTCCCTCGGGCGCCCATGTGGTGGGCAATTCGCTCGGCGGAGCCGTCGCGATGCGGATCGCCGCGGATTCCCCCGCGCGGGTGGCGTCATTGGCGCTGCTCAACAGCGCGGGGTTCGGCCGCGACGTCACCTGGACCCTGCGCATCCTCGGCCTTCCGCTGCTCTGGCGGCTGCTTCTGCGTCCCCATGCGGACAGCGCGCTGATGTCGGAGCGCTCCATCTTCTACGACCCGGCCTTCGCCACACCCGAGCGGGTAGCCCTGGCACTCGCGCTCTCCCGTCGCGAAGGGGCGGCACAGACGTTCCGGCGCCAGTCCCAGGCCCTCGGTTCGTGGCGTGGCGTACGCCGCGGCTGGCGCGAGGAGCTGCTCACCGAGGTCTCGGCGCTCGACATCCCCACGCTCGTCGTCTGGGGCACCCATGACAGGATCCTGCCGGCCACCCACCTCGTGAACGCCGCGACCGCTCTCCCCCGGGCACGCACCCATCTGTTCCCCCGGACCGGCCACATGCCGCAGATCGAGCGCGCCGACGAGGTCGCCGTCATGCTCGGCTCGTTCTGGGACAGGCCATAG
- a CDS encoding PaaX family transcriptional regulator C-terminal domain-containing protein → MTDSLHTTTAPVQVPTRMLVEALIRTDHTVDAGELYATADQLGMTDQQVRLCIKRLVAEGRFVQEGRGRKALLRATGATVQALGPDVEFVAHAFRQDAGLAPWDGIWHLVAFAVPEDTRTARDTLRAVLTRLGGAPVQGGLYVSANAWEPYVEDAARRLGIHDRLTLLTTDDLRQGDVRDPAALARNLWPQDEIADRYRQLASVAEPRLRRLQDEADPSSLQQLTIAVELAAEFSRAMEPDPLLPPELLPRPWPGTEARRLVAQCWQLLDRLGQSGTAAGQHVRLFRLYDDAVRGTGSAGQRRDG, encoded by the coding sequence ATGACCGACTCGCTCCACACAACGACAGCGCCCGTCCAGGTCCCCACCCGCATGCTGGTCGAGGCTCTGATCCGTACCGACCACACGGTCGACGCCGGCGAGCTCTACGCCACTGCCGACCAGCTCGGCATGACCGACCAGCAGGTACGCCTGTGCATCAAGCGGCTGGTGGCAGAGGGGCGCTTCGTCCAGGAAGGCAGGGGGCGCAAAGCACTGCTACGGGCGACCGGCGCTACCGTGCAGGCTCTGGGGCCGGACGTCGAGTTCGTCGCGCACGCCTTCCGGCAGGACGCGGGACTCGCCCCCTGGGACGGTATCTGGCACCTGGTCGCCTTCGCCGTACCCGAAGACACCCGCACGGCGCGCGACACACTGCGCGCCGTTCTCACCCGGCTCGGTGGCGCCCCCGTCCAGGGTGGCCTCTACGTCAGCGCCAACGCATGGGAACCCTACGTCGAGGACGCGGCTCGCCGGCTCGGCATCCACGACCGCCTCACCCTCCTCACCACCGACGACCTGCGTCAGGGCGATGTACGTGATCCAGCCGCGCTTGCCCGCAACCTGTGGCCGCAGGACGAGATCGCCGATCGCTATCGGCAACTCGCTTCCGTGGCCGAGCCGCGGCTGCGCCGACTCCAGGACGAGGCCGACCCCTCCTCGCTCCAGCAGCTGACCATCGCGGTCGAACTGGCCGCCGAATTCAGCCGTGCGATGGAGCCCGACCCTCTTCTGCCGCCCGAGCTGCTCCCCCGGCCCTGGCCGGGAACCGAGGCACGTCGGCTCGTCGCACAGTGCTGGCAGCTCCTGGACCGGCTGGGGCAGTCCGGCACAGCGGCCGGGCAGCACGTCCGCCTGTTCCGCCTTTACGACGACGCTGTCAGGGGAACCGGGTCCGCAGGGCAGCGCCGCGACGGGTGA
- a CDS encoding MFS transporter, producing MDTQTRTQRRSGRAEASSTERFPLSGLLALAMAGFITLLTETLPAGVLPAMARDLDVTISAAGQNVTAYAIGSVIAAFPLMKATAGWPRRRLLLAAIAGFIISNTVTALSSTFVLTLGSRFLAGMVSALIWALLAGYARRMVAPHRRGRALAIASAGTPVALALGVPAGTFLAQVLDWRISFGLISVLTAVLAVWIRRAIPEFAGQARGERQQLLATFRLPGVLPILAMTTAYVLAHSVMYNYIAPFLGPIGLGDRVDALLLTFGAISLLSIWIVGALIDRHLRPLVIASCVLFAVATLVLALFAELPILVFVSAAIWGLAFGGVATLLQTAAAEAAGTAVDVVQSLFVTAWNLAIAGGGIVGGILLSTAGSHALPWAALTILIPALVVSIAAHRHGFPGTAGRRAREESV from the coding sequence ATGGATACTCAGACCCGCACTCAACGCCGTTCCGGCAGGGCCGAGGCAAGCTCGACGGAGCGATTCCCGCTCTCCGGGCTCCTGGCGCTCGCCATGGCCGGATTCATCACCTTGCTCACCGAGACACTGCCCGCCGGGGTGCTTCCCGCCATGGCGCGGGACCTGGACGTCACCATCTCGGCGGCAGGGCAGAACGTCACCGCGTATGCGATCGGCTCGGTGATCGCAGCGTTCCCGCTCATGAAGGCGACTGCTGGCTGGCCTCGACGGCGCTTGCTGTTGGCCGCCATCGCGGGGTTCATCATCTCGAACACGGTGACGGCGCTGTCGAGCACCTTCGTACTCACCCTGGGATCGCGGTTTCTCGCCGGGATGGTCTCTGCGCTCATCTGGGCGTTGCTAGCCGGATACGCGAGGCGCATGGTCGCACCGCATCGGCGCGGTCGCGCACTGGCGATCGCCTCGGCGGGTACGCCGGTCGCCCTCGCGCTGGGTGTTCCAGCGGGCACGTTCCTTGCGCAAGTGCTGGACTGGCGCATCTCGTTCGGCCTCATCAGCGTTCTCACCGCCGTCCTCGCCGTCTGGATCCGACGGGCGATCCCTGAGTTCGCAGGTCAAGCGCGTGGTGAACGGCAGCAGCTGCTGGCTACCTTCCGGCTGCCCGGTGTGCTCCCGATCTTGGCCATGACGACGGCGTACGTGCTGGCTCACAGCGTCATGTACAACTACATCGCGCCCTTCCTCGGGCCGATCGGCCTCGGAGATCGCGTCGATGCTCTGCTCCTGACCTTCGGAGCGATCTCATTGCTCAGCATCTGGATCGTCGGGGCGTTGATCGATCGCCACCTGCGCCCACTGGTCATCGCGAGTTGCGTCCTGTTCGCTGTCGCCACGCTGGTGCTCGCCCTGTTCGCGGAACTTCCCATACTCGTATTCGTGAGTGCGGCGATCTGGGGACTCGCGTTCGGCGGTGTCGCAACGCTCCTCCAGACGGCAGCCGCGGAGGCGGCGGGAACAGCTGTCGACGTGGTGCAGTCCCTGTTCGTCACTGCCTGGAACCTCGCCATCGCGGGCGGCGGCATCGTCGGCGGAATCCTCCTCAGCACCGCAGGATCCCACGCTCTGCCCTGGGCAGCACTCACCATCCTGATCCCCGCACTGGTCGTTTCCATCGCGGCGCATCGACACGGCTTCCCCGGGACGGCGGGGCGCCGCGCCCGAGAGGAATCCGTATGA
- a CDS encoding GNAT family N-acetyltransferase produces MNDYQFPDTAPHRPEIDDCPSVDACVGVLADAFARESATSWICGSSSATRENWFDATLRADDTIPGSRRYALTGDDGRPVAAAVLTPPGSRLSPAAQAQWAARTLARCGPRSVQRTLRYLELTEAGAPESAWTLEFIGVVPAAAGRGAGRRLLDRLLADTPVTAGVYLTTADPGNVALYQHFGFVTQKRLSVGPLNVATMLRRRTSSP; encoded by the coding sequence ATGAACGACTACCAGTTCCCGGACACAGCTCCGCACCGGCCGGAGATCGACGACTGCCCGTCCGTGGATGCCTGCGTAGGTGTGCTGGCCGATGCGTTTGCCCGTGAGTCGGCGACCTCCTGGATCTGCGGCAGTTCGTCCGCCACCAGGGAGAACTGGTTCGACGCCACCCTGCGCGCCGATGACACTATTCCCGGATCGCGCCGTTATGCCCTGACCGGGGACGACGGCCGCCCCGTCGCGGCCGCCGTCCTCACCCCGCCCGGATCTCGGCTCTCACCTGCCGCTCAGGCGCAGTGGGCGGCCCGTACGCTCGCACGTTGCGGCCCCCGGTCCGTGCAGCGGACCCTGCGCTACCTCGAACTCACCGAAGCCGGTGCGCCCGAGAGTGCCTGGACGCTGGAGTTCATCGGGGTGGTTCCCGCCGCCGCGGGCCGCGGGGCGGGGAGGCGTCTCCTCGACCGTCTGCTGGCCGACACACCAGTCACGGCCGGGGTCTACCTCACCACCGCGGACCCCGGAAATGTGGCGCTCTACCAGCACTTCGGGTTCGTCACCCAGAAGCGCCTGTCCGTCGGACCACTGAATGTCGCGACCATGCTGAGAAGGCGTACAAGCAGTCCGTAG